DNA from Verrucomicrobiaceae bacterium:
GGCCCCATGCGCATCGGCAGCCGCTTCTGGCAAAACTATCGCATGACCCTCGATTTCCGCACCAGCACACTGTGGCTGGAGCGCTGATCCTCCGCAGCATCCGCTTCGTCCGTTCAGGCCAAAGCTACCGCCATCAGTCACCACCTCCTCACAGCCCGCAGCCACCTCAGAGCGAGAACGTGCTCGCCAGACTGCCCGTGAACCTCACCCGCACCGCCGCGGCATCACTCACCTGCGCAAACCGAGGTGAAACCGTATTGAGCACGACCTCCGTCGATCCGACGCCATCCCCCTTCACCGTCAAATTCACCGTCAGGCCTCCCACATGCCTCAAAGTGAAATAATGCTTCGAAATCGCCTCCACCGCCCAATCCGGCGAAAACTGCCACGTCACGACGTGCTCTATTTCATCGTTTAACGTGTCTGTGATGCAGACACTCCTGTCTGCCTCCAAAACGCTCACCACACGCTGCACGCCATCGAGGCCCACCGAGCACTTTTCGCCTTCCACGGCCAAATCCGGCCTCGCGTGATGATTCATCCATAAAAACGGCCCCGCACGTTTCGGCGTCTCTCGGCCCGAAATTGGCACCGGCCCATTGTGAGCCTCCCAAGCCGCCAATTTCGACCTCAAAGCCGCATTCCCGTAATACGAGCCCGTTCCCGGATCGATCACCAGCGGCACGTTTTGCACCCAAATCGACGCATGCAGCGCATCCAGGTGCCCATGCGCCGCCAGCGGCCCAAAACCCAGCGGCGAGCCATCCACGCGCACCGTCCATGCCAGATCACGCCACATCGCCTGCCCGCATTCCGCGTAGCGCAGCCATCTCCGCGATGCCGAAGCCTCAAACCTCGGCGCATCGCCCAGCCAAAACCTCAAACTCACTCCCCCAGCTTCGCCCAGCATCCACGCACGCCATTCACGCTCCGCATGCGCACGCTCCAGAGTCAGCGGTGTGATCTGCGCATCATCGCTGTCGCCAAAATCCCATCCACCCATCGACAGATCGCAGAAAAACCGCGCCGCATCCCGCAAACGCTCCAGCACCGGTCCACGCAGCCCATCCACCACTCTTCCAGCCTGCCAAGCCATCTCCCACGCGAAGAGATGATAATGCAAACCCTGCTCCTTGTTCCCACCATCCTCCGCAAGCTGCCGCAGCACCTCGGTCTCGAGCATTTTCCAAATCGACTCCGCATCGCGCAGTCGTTTGCCCAGCTCCGGCCAGCGCTTCGTCACCATCACCAGCGCCGCCAGCTCACCCATCAGATGATTATTCGCCGAGGAGCCAAACGACCTCTTCCGCCACACCCACCACGCATGCATCGGCACAAACGCCTGCGCGATCCGCTCCTGCTCCGCGATCATCTGTTCGTCCCCACAGGCCCGCGTTAGAGCATCGATCCAGCAAAAATTCATCAACCGCAGCGCCCCCTCCAGCGGGCTCGTCCAGTGAATCCCCTGCCCCACCGGATTCTTCTCAATCCAATCGTGCATCCACATCTGGGCCGTCTTTAGCGACACCAGCTCGCCATTCAGCCACGCATCCTGCGCCAGCCGCACCATCTCACTCCACCGCGCGATCTCCCATGCGCAGCGAGCATCCGCACCACCCTCCAGATGCCGGTAATCCTTCACCGTCATCGGAATCGCCACGTCATGCACTTCATCGCGGCTCCACACTGGCGGGCGGCTCACCTGTGCCTCCTTCCAGCCGAGCAGCAGCAATCGCCCCTCCATAATCCGCACCGCATCCGCCCGCACAGCCTCACGCAGCACCGCCGGAGCACTCTCCTTCACCGGCAGCTTCAAAGAAGACTCACACACCGCCCCGAGCTGAAACATCTCCCAGCCCTTCTTCGCGAGCGGCACCGCCGCCTCCACCGCCTTTGCCCGCACACGGCCCGCGATCTCCCTAGCGGCATCGCGCGGAGCCGGTGGTAGAGCCAGTGGAGTTTCGAGAGAGGTTTCATGTTCGACATGGATTGACACCTTGAGCGCCAACCCGTTAAGTTCCTAATTCTTCAATGCCAAAACTGTATTTCCCCAATTTGAACGGCCTCCGTTTTCTCGCGGCACTCGGGGTCATCATTCATCATGTGGAGCAGTTTAAACCGAAGTCGGCCTTCCTAGTGCACTTGGCAGTAACACGATCACCTTATTAGGAAAAGGCGGCGTCTATTTGTTTTTCGTCCTCAGCGGTTTTTTGATCACCTACTTGCTGCTGGAGGAAGAAACCAAAACCGGAACCATCTCCGTCAGACACTTTTATGTGCGGCGAATACTGCGCACATGGCCATTGTACTTTTTGGTCGTAGCCCTAGCGCTCTTTGTCTGGCCAGTATTCTTTCCCATCATCGCAGGAGAGCACACCTCCGCTATTCGCCATTCCATCGCAGGACTCGCCTGCTATGCCTTGTTGCTGCCCAATCTGGCTGCCATTTTTCTTCATCCACTGCCTTTTGCAGGCCAGACTTGGTCCATCGGCGTCGAAGAACAATTCTACCTCGTCTGGCCCGTGCTGATGAAGGTATTTCAAACGCAGAATCTTGATCATTCTCGGCATCTGCGTTGGCTACGGCCTCTTATTCCACGGCTTTTTCAGTTGGCTGAGCACGCAAAGTGCTTCGACCATCGATAGCCTCATGCCACTGGCCAAATTCATGGTGACATTTCGCATCGATGCCCTGGCCTTTGGCAGCCTAGCAGCTTGGCTACTGCATACCAATCACCCTTTTCTAAAATACCTGCGAAGCCCTTCCGCATACCTCATCTCCACGGGGATCGCAGCTTGGCTTTTCTTGCGCAGCGAAAAGGCACCTAGCTACTACCCTATCGCCCTCTCAATCTGCTTCGCCGTGATCCTTCTCAATATCGTCCAAGATCGCCGTGCATCGCTTGTCCTGGAAACCAGGGTGATGAACTACCTCGGGCGCATCTCCTACGGCATCTACATGTGGCATCCCGTGGCGATCGTCTTGGCGTTCACCTCGGTCAAAGCCGCGCCTTTCTCGCCCTGGATTCATTACCCGCTCACGCTAGCGCTGACCGTGGCCATCGCCGCTTTTTCGTATCACGTCTTTGAGGTATCTTCATCCGCCAAAAATCACTCTTTGCCAAAGTCGCCAGCAGTGACTCACGCAGCTAAAGCCCGCTCATACGTCCGCAGGCTCAGCTCCACCGACTTCTCCCAGCACAGCTCTGTTGTCAGTCGTTCGTAGCCGATCCTCCCCATGCGCTCACGCACGGCTGGGTCGTCGAGCATTTCCAAAATGGCATCGCCCAGCTTCTCCGCGCTGTTTTCCATCACATACCGCGCCGCGTCGCCCGCGCTGAACATGCCCTCTCGCGTGCCAAACATTACCTGCGCCTTGCCGAAGGCCATGTACTCCAGCGTCTTGTTCATCGTGCAGTGGTCGTTGTAGTCATTGATCGGGTCACAGGCCACGCCTAGGTCCATCGTCTTCAAACCGGCGAACAAAAACTCGTTCGAAACACGCCCCGGCATGTCCACGAAGGCCCCGAGGCCCATCTCATCACGCTGCTTCACCAGATCCGCATGCTCCGGGCCGCTGCCCATCAGCAGGAACTGCACATCCTCACGCTTCCGCGTCTGCACGATGTGTTTCGCGGCCTCGATCAGGTAATTCACGCCGTCCGCATTCCCCAGCACGCCGATGTAGCCCACGAGGTACTTTCTTCCCTTCTTCAAAGCCGCGTCCTCAGGCAAACTCGTATTCAGTTTGTTCGGCGCCGTGCGCACCACGAAGACTTCATCATCCGCCTTCCGCCCGCGCTGCTTCACGGCGGCCAGCACGCTCTGATTCGTCGCCATCACCGCGTCTGCCAGCGCCAGCGTGCCGCGTTCCGCCGCGCGCACCGCCCAGTACATGAGCCCACGCTTGCCGAACTTCGCCTCAAACATCTCCGGCCACAAATCGTGCACGTCAAAGATCACGCGCACGCCCGCCAGCAGCTTGAACGGCAGCGCCACTAGGAACAGCAAATCCGGCGGATTGCACAAGTGGATCACATCAAAGCCCTTCGTCCGCCACGCCTTCACCGCGCAGCACAGCTCGCCCCAAAGCGCCGAAGCATACTCCATCAAAAAGCCCTTCACGCCCTTCGCCTCGCCACTGATCCAGTGCCGGTAGATCGTGATCCCCTCCAGCACCTCATACGGCGTCGTGTAACCGCGCATCTGCGGACAAATCACCGTCACATCATGCCCCGCATCCCGCAACGCACACGCCTCCTGCCAAACACGCCGGTCCAACGGCACCGGGAGATTTTCGACGATGATGAGAATGCGCATGAAGAGAGTGTTTGGATCAATTATCCCAAAGCCTGCCGCGCCAATAATCCGGCCTGCGTTTGTGGTGTGACACTGCGTAGATAGTCACTGTTTCTTGCTCCGCTTCGTGCTGGTAAAACAGGTAATAGGGAAACCGTTTCATGCGGAAGATGTGGACTCTTTGCCCGACCCTCTGATACCGCTCGGGATCCTTGGCGATGTCACTCAAAGCTACCTGAACTGCCGCCACAAACTGCCTGCCTAGCCCAAAGCGATCTTCCGAGTACTGCGCCGCCTCCTGGTACTCAATCCAAGCTTCCTCTTCGAACCGAACATTCATGCACGAAGCTTCAAGCTGTCCAAAACACGCTGATGCGCCTCTTCGGCAGGAATCAAACGAGAAGCCCCTGTTCGCACATTCTCCATCCTCCGCGCCACCACTTCCATCTGCTGACTGATAAACTCCGGCGAAGGCTCCGAACGCTCCAAAACAGCCTCCACGAGTTCGATCCGCGACTCGGTCGGCAAAAGCAGGGCTTCGTTCAGGAGATGGGCTACAGCTGCACTCATGAAGTTAAGTGTATCGTTTTTCTGCCCAGCTCAAGAACGCTTTTGAGGATAGTTTCAAGCATCATAGGCCCTCCAAACCCATTCAAACCCCTCACCAGCAAAGCCCCTCATACCTCCACGCCCCATTCTTCAAATCGGGCCAGCCATTCACATCGATCACCGTCTGCTCCGCCCTCGCGGATGACACGATCTCATCCAATCGCGCAC
Protein-coding regions in this window:
- a CDS encoding glycosyltransferase family 4 protein codes for the protein MRILIIVENLPVPLDRRVWQEACALRDAGHDVTVICPQMRGYTTPYEVLEGITIYRHWISGEAKGVKGFLMEYASALWGELCCAVKAWRTKGFDVIHLCNPPDLLFLVALPFKLLAGVRVIFDVHDLWPEMFEAKFGKRGLMYWAVRAAERGTLALADAVMATNQSVLAAVKQRGRKADDEVFVVRTAPNKLNTSLPEDAALKKGRKYLVGYIGVLGNADGVNYLIEAAKHIVQTRKREDVQFLLMGSGPEHADLVKQRDEMGLGAFVDMPGRVSNEFLFAGLKTMDLGVACDPINDYNDHCTMNKTLEYMAFGKAQVMFGTREGMFSAGDAARYVMENSAEKLGDAILEMLDDPAVRERMGRIGYERLTTELCWEKSVELSLRTYERALAA
- a CDS encoding acyltransferase, with the protein product MIILGICVGYGLLFHGFFSWLSTQSASTIDSLMPLAKFMVTFRIDALAFGSLAAWLLHTNHPFLKYLRSPSAYLISTGIAAWLFLRSEKAPSYYPIALSICFAVILLNIVQDRRASLVLETRVMNYLGRISYGIYMWHPVAIVLAFTSVKAAPFSPWIHYPLTLALTVAIAAFSYHVFEVSSSAKNHSLPKSPAVTHAAKARSYVRRLSSTDFSQHSSVVSRS
- a CDS encoding type II toxin-antitoxin system RelE/ParE family toxin → MNVRFEEEAWIEYQEAAQYSEDRFGLGRQFVAAVQVALSDIAKDPERYQRVGQRVHIFRMKRFPYYLFYQHEAEQETVTIYAVSHHKRRPDYWRGRLWDN
- a CDS encoding addiction module protein, yielding MSAAVAHLLNEALLLPTESRIELVEAVLERSEPSPEFISQQMEVVARRMENVRTGASRLIPAEEAHQRVLDSLKLRA
- a CDS encoding heparinase II/III family protein, with translation MSIHVEHETSLETPLALPPAPRDAAREIAGRVRAKAVEAAVPLAKKGWEMFQLGAVCESSLKLPVKESAPAVLREAVRADAVRIMEGRLLLLGWKEAQVSRPPVWSRDEVHDVAIPMTVKDYRHLEGGADARCAWEIARWSEMVRLAQDAWLNGELVSLKTAQMWMHDWIEKNPVGQGIHWTSPLEGALRLMNFCWIDALTRACGDEQMIAEQERIAQAFVPMHAWWVWRKRSFGSSANNHLMGELAALVMVTKRWPELGKRLRDAESIWKMLETEVLRQLAEDGGNKEQGLHYHLFAWEMAWQAGRVVDGLRGPVLERLRDAARFFCDLSMGGWDFGDSDDAQITPLTLERAHAEREWRAWMLGEAGGVSLRFWLGDAPRFEASASRRWLRYAECGQAMWRDLAWTVRVDGSPLGFGPLAAHGHLDALHASIWVQNVPLVIDPGTGSYYGNAALRSKLAAWEAHNGPVPISGRETPKRAGPFLWMNHHARPDLAVEGEKCSVGLDGVQRVVSVLEADRSVCITDTLNDEIEHVVTWQFSPDWAVEAISKHYFTLRHVGGLTVNLTVKGDGVGSTEVVLNTVSPRFAQVSDAAAVRVRFTGSLASTFSL
- a CDS encoding acyltransferase codes for the protein MFFVLSGFLITYLLLEEETKTGTISVRHFYVRRILRTWPLYFLVVALALFVWPVFFPIIAGEHTSAIRHSIAGLACYALLLPNLAAIFLHPLPFAGQTWSIGVEEQFYLVWPVLMKVFQTQNLDHSRHLRWLRPLIPRLFQLAEHAKCFDHR